One genomic region from Lineus longissimus chromosome 6, tnLinLong1.2, whole genome shotgun sequence encodes:
- the LOC135489989 gene encoding uncharacterized protein LOC135489989 → MEDAIFDPDTKENMAIKQDNKPHIMKQVLQGVAYMHSLAHVALHRDIKPSNILIKRGCFTTKLCDLGVSLVKKLFAGTTTAFGSTPGSPSYMSPECLLGEAKSSTGFVVVVDGGQL, encoded by the coding sequence ATGGAAGATGCAATCTTTGATCCCGACACGAAAGAAAATATGGCAATCAAGCAAGACAACAAGCCACACATCATGAAGCAGGTATTGCAAGGGGTTGCTTATATGCACTCCCTAGCTCATGTGGCATTGCATCGGGACATAAAACCAAGCAACATTCTTATCAAGAGAGGATGTTTCACGACGAAATTGTGCGACCTCGGTGTAAGTCTTGTAAAGAAGTTGTTTGCTGGGACAACTACAGCCTTCGGAAGCACACCTGGATCCCCTTCATACATGTCACCGGAATGTTTACTCGGAGAGGCGAAATCGTCCAccggttttgttgttgttgttgatggagGTCAGCTTTAA